In Papio anubis isolate 15944 chromosome 17, Panubis1.0, whole genome shotgun sequence, the following are encoded in one genomic region:
- the SP2 gene encoding transcription factor Sp2 isoform X2 encodes MAATAAVSPSDYLQPAASTTQDSQPSPLALLAATCSKIGPPAVEAAVTPPAPPQPTPRKLVPIKPAPLPLSPGKNSFGILSSKGNILQIQGSQLSASYPGGQLVFAIQNPTMINKGTRSNANIQYQAVPQIQASSSQTIQVQPNLTNQIQIIPGTNQAIITPSPSSHKPVPIKPAPIQKSSTTTTPVQSGANVVKLTGGGGNVTLTLPVNNLVNASDTGAPTQLLTESPPTPLSKTNKKARKKSLPASQPPVAVAEQVETVLIETTADNIIQAGNNLLIVQSPGGGQPAVVQQVQVVPPKAEQQQVVQIPQQALRVVQAASATLPTVPQKPSQNFQIQAAEPTPTQVYIRTPSGEVQTVLVQDSPPATAAATSNTTCSSPASRAPHLSGTSKKHSAAILRKERPLPKIAPAGSIISLNAAQLAAAAQAMQTININGVQVQGVPVTITNTGGQQQLTVQNVSGNNLTISGLSPTQIQLQMEQALAGETQPGEKRRRMACTCPNCKDGEKRSGEQGKKKHVCHIPDCGKTFRKTSLLRAHVRLHTGERPFVCNWFFCGKRFTRSDELQRHARTHTGDKRFECAQCQKRFMRSDHLTKHYKTHLVTKNL; translated from the exons AtggctgccactgctgctgtcaGTCCCAGTGACTACCTGCAGCCTGCTGCCTCCACCACACAG GACTCCCAGCCATCTCCCTTAGCCCTGCTTGCTGCAACATGTAGCAAAATTGGCCCTCCAGCAGTTGAAGCTGCTGTGACACCTCCTGCTCCCCCACAGCCCACACCGCGGAAACTTGTCCCTATCAAACCTGCCCCTCTCCCTCTCAGCCCCGGCAAGAATAGCTTTGGAATCTTGTCCTCCAAAGGAAATATACTTCAGATTCAGGGGTCACAACTGAGCGCCTCCTATCCTGGAGGGCAGCTGGTGTTTGCTATCCAGAATCCCACCATGATCAACAAAGGGACCCGATCAAATGCTAATATCCAGTACCAGGCAGTCCCTCAGATTCAGGCAAGCAGTTCCCAAACCATCCAAGTACAGCCCAATCTCACCAATCAGATCCAGATCATCCCTGGCACCAACCAAGCCATCATCACCCCCTCACCGTCCAGTCACAAGCCTGTCCCCATCAAGCCAGCCCCCATCCAGAAGTCAAGTACGACCACCACCCCCGTGCAGAGCGGGGCCAATGTGGTGAAGTTGACAGGTGGGGGCGGCAATGTGACGCTCACTCTGCCTGTCAACAACCTCGTGAACGCCAGTGACACTGGGGCCCCCACTCAGCTCCTCACTGAAAGCCCCCCAACCCCACTGTCTAAGACTAAcaagaaagcaaggaagaagagccttcctgcctcccagccccctGTGGCTGTGGCTGAGCAGGTGGAGACGGTGCTGATCGAGACCACCGCGGACAACATCATCCAAGCAGGAAATAACCTGCTCATTGTTCAGAGCCCTGGGGGGGGCCAGCCAGCTGTGGTCCAGCAGGTCCAGGTGGTGCCCCCCAAGGCTGAGCAGCAGCAGGTGGTGCAGATCCCCCAGCAGGCTCTGCGGGTGGTGCAGGCGGCATCTGCCACCCTCCCCACTGTCCCCCAGAAGCCCTCCCAGAACTTTCAGATCCAGGCAGCTGAGCCGACACCTACTCAG gTCTACATCCGCACGCCTTCCGGTGAGGTGCAGACAGTCCTTGTCCAGGACAGCCCCCCAGCAACAGCTGCAGCCACCTCTAACACCACCTGTAGCAGCCCTGCATCCCGTGCTCCCCATCTGAGTGGGACCAGCAAAAAGCACTCAGCTGCAATTCTCCGAAAAGAGCGTCCCCTGCCAAAGATTGCCCCCGCCGGGAGCATCATCAGCCTGAATGCAGCCCAGTTGGCGGCAGCTGCCCAGGCAATGCAGACCATCAACATCAATGGTGTCCAGGTCCAGGGCGTGCCTGTCACTATCACCAACACAGGCG GGCAGCAGCAGCTGACAGTGCAGAATGTTTCTGGGAACAACCTGACCATCAGTGGGCTGAGTCCCACCCAGATCCAGCTGCAAATGGAACAAGCCCTGGCCGGAGAGACGCAGCCTGGGGAGAAGCGGCGCCGCATGGCCTGCACATGTCCCAACTGCAAGGATGGGGAGAAGAG GTCTGGAGAGCAGGGCAAGAAGAAGCACGTGTGCCACATCCCCGACTGTGGCAAGACGTTCCGTAAGACGTCCTTGCTGCGTGCCCACGTGCGCCTGCACACTGGCGAGCGGCCCTTTGTCTGCAACTGGTTCTTCTGTGGGAAGAGGTTCACACGGAGTGACGAGCTCCAGCGACACGCTCGCACCCACACAG GGGACAAACGCTTCGAGTGCGCCCAGTGTCAGAAGCGCTTCATGAGGAGTGACCACCTCACCAAGCATTACAAGACCCACCTGGTCACGAAGAACTTGTAA
- the SP2 gene encoding transcription factor Sp2 isoform X1, translating into MSDPQTSMAATAAVSPSDYLQPAASTTQDSQPSPLALLAATCSKIGPPAVEAAVTPPAPPQPTPRKLVPIKPAPLPLSPGKNSFGILSSKGNILQIQGSQLSASYPGGQLVFAIQNPTMINKGTRSNANIQYQAVPQIQASSSQTIQVQPNLTNQIQIIPGTNQAIITPSPSSHKPVPIKPAPIQKSSTTTTPVQSGANVVKLTGGGGNVTLTLPVNNLVNASDTGAPTQLLTESPPTPLSKTNKKARKKSLPASQPPVAVAEQVETVLIETTADNIIQAGNNLLIVQSPGGGQPAVVQQVQVVPPKAEQQQVVQIPQQALRVVQAASATLPTVPQKPSQNFQIQAAEPTPTQVYIRTPSGEVQTVLVQDSPPATAAATSNTTCSSPASRAPHLSGTSKKHSAAILRKERPLPKIAPAGSIISLNAAQLAAAAQAMQTININGVQVQGVPVTITNTGGQQQLTVQNVSGNNLTISGLSPTQIQLQMEQALAGETQPGEKRRRMACTCPNCKDGEKRSGEQGKKKHVCHIPDCGKTFRKTSLLRAHVRLHTGERPFVCNWFFCGKRFTRSDELQRHARTHTGDKRFECAQCQKRFMRSDHLTKHYKTHLVTKNL; encoded by the exons ATCCACAGACCAGCAtggctgccactgctgctgtcaGTCCCAGTGACTACCTGCAGCCTGCTGCCTCCACCACACAG GACTCCCAGCCATCTCCCTTAGCCCTGCTTGCTGCAACATGTAGCAAAATTGGCCCTCCAGCAGTTGAAGCTGCTGTGACACCTCCTGCTCCCCCACAGCCCACACCGCGGAAACTTGTCCCTATCAAACCTGCCCCTCTCCCTCTCAGCCCCGGCAAGAATAGCTTTGGAATCTTGTCCTCCAAAGGAAATATACTTCAGATTCAGGGGTCACAACTGAGCGCCTCCTATCCTGGAGGGCAGCTGGTGTTTGCTATCCAGAATCCCACCATGATCAACAAAGGGACCCGATCAAATGCTAATATCCAGTACCAGGCAGTCCCTCAGATTCAGGCAAGCAGTTCCCAAACCATCCAAGTACAGCCCAATCTCACCAATCAGATCCAGATCATCCCTGGCACCAACCAAGCCATCATCACCCCCTCACCGTCCAGTCACAAGCCTGTCCCCATCAAGCCAGCCCCCATCCAGAAGTCAAGTACGACCACCACCCCCGTGCAGAGCGGGGCCAATGTGGTGAAGTTGACAGGTGGGGGCGGCAATGTGACGCTCACTCTGCCTGTCAACAACCTCGTGAACGCCAGTGACACTGGGGCCCCCACTCAGCTCCTCACTGAAAGCCCCCCAACCCCACTGTCTAAGACTAAcaagaaagcaaggaagaagagccttcctgcctcccagccccctGTGGCTGTGGCTGAGCAGGTGGAGACGGTGCTGATCGAGACCACCGCGGACAACATCATCCAAGCAGGAAATAACCTGCTCATTGTTCAGAGCCCTGGGGGGGGCCAGCCAGCTGTGGTCCAGCAGGTCCAGGTGGTGCCCCCCAAGGCTGAGCAGCAGCAGGTGGTGCAGATCCCCCAGCAGGCTCTGCGGGTGGTGCAGGCGGCATCTGCCACCCTCCCCACTGTCCCCCAGAAGCCCTCCCAGAACTTTCAGATCCAGGCAGCTGAGCCGACACCTACTCAG gTCTACATCCGCACGCCTTCCGGTGAGGTGCAGACAGTCCTTGTCCAGGACAGCCCCCCAGCAACAGCTGCAGCCACCTCTAACACCACCTGTAGCAGCCCTGCATCCCGTGCTCCCCATCTGAGTGGGACCAGCAAAAAGCACTCAGCTGCAATTCTCCGAAAAGAGCGTCCCCTGCCAAAGATTGCCCCCGCCGGGAGCATCATCAGCCTGAATGCAGCCCAGTTGGCGGCAGCTGCCCAGGCAATGCAGACCATCAACATCAATGGTGTCCAGGTCCAGGGCGTGCCTGTCACTATCACCAACACAGGCG GGCAGCAGCAGCTGACAGTGCAGAATGTTTCTGGGAACAACCTGACCATCAGTGGGCTGAGTCCCACCCAGATCCAGCTGCAAATGGAACAAGCCCTGGCCGGAGAGACGCAGCCTGGGGAGAAGCGGCGCCGCATGGCCTGCACATGTCCCAACTGCAAGGATGGGGAGAAGAG GTCTGGAGAGCAGGGCAAGAAGAAGCACGTGTGCCACATCCCCGACTGTGGCAAGACGTTCCGTAAGACGTCCTTGCTGCGTGCCCACGTGCGCCTGCACACTGGCGAGCGGCCCTTTGTCTGCAACTGGTTCTTCTGTGGGAAGAGGTTCACACGGAGTGACGAGCTCCAGCGACACGCTCGCACCCACACAG GGGACAAACGCTTCGAGTGCGCCCAGTGTCAGAAGCGCTTCATGAGGAGTGACCACCTCACCAAGCATTACAAGACCCACCTGGTCACGAAGAACTTGTAA
- the PNPO gene encoding pyridoxine-5'-phosphate oxidase — translation MTCWLRGVTATFGRPAEWPGYLRHLRGRSAAMDLGPMRKSYRGDREAFEETHLTSLDPLKQFAAWFEEAVQCPDIGEANAMCLATCTRDGKPSARMLLLKGFGKDGFRFFTNFESRKGKELDSNPFASLVFYWEPLNRQVRVEGPVKKLPEEEAECYFHSRPKSSQIGAVVSHQSSVIPDREYLRKKNEELEQLYEDQEVPKPKSWGGYVLYPQVMEFWQGQTNRLHDRIVFRRGLPTGDSPLGPMTHRGEEDWLYERLAP, via the exons ATGACGTGCTGGCTGCGGGGCGTCACAGCGACGTTCGGGCGACCTGCCGAGTGGCCAGGCTACCTCCGTCACCTGCGTGGTCGCAGTGCTGCCATGGACCTGGGACCCATGCGCAAGAGTTACCGCGGGGACCGAGAG GCATTTGAGGAGACTCATCTGACCTCCCTTGACCCACTGAAACAGTTTGCTGCCTGGTTTGAGGAGGCTGTTCAGTGTCCTGACATAGGGGAAGCAAATGCCATGTGTCTGGCTACCTGTACCAG AGATGGAAAACCCTCTGCTCGCATGTTGCTACTGAAGGGCTTTGGGAAAGATGGCTTCCGCTTCTTCACTAACTTCGAGAGTCGAAAAGGAAAAGAGCTG GACTCGAATCCCTTTGCTTCCCTTGTCTTCTACTGGGAACCACTTAACCGTCAG GTGCGTGTGGAAGGCCCTGTGAAGAAGCTgccagaggaggaggctgagtgCTACTTCCACTCCCGCCCCAAGAGCAGCCAGATTGGGGCTGTGGTCAGCCACCAGAGTTCTGTGATCCCTGATCGGGAG tatctgagaaagaaaaatgaggaactGGAACAGCTCTACGAGGATCAAGAGGTGCCCAAGCCAAAATCCTG GGGTGGCTATGTCCTGTACCCTCAGGTGATGGAGTTCTGGCAAGGTCAAACCAACCGCCTGCATGACCGGATAGTCTTTCGTCGGGGCCTGCCCACAGGAGATTCCCCTTTGGGGCCCATGACCCACCGCGGGGAGGAAGACTGGCTCTATGAGAGACTTGCACCTTAA